DNA from Anaerolineales bacterium:
TCATCCCCGGCTGGCCCTCGGCGTTGAGGCGCACCTGGTTGCCGCTATCCACGCCCGCGGGGATCTTGACTTCGCGGCGCACCTGCACACGCTCCAGGCCGCTGCCGTTGCACACGCGGCAGGCCTTGTCGAACAGTTCACCGCTGCCGCGACAATCCGGACAGGTGGTCACCTGGATCATGTTGCCCAGCAGCGTAGCGCGCGCCCGGCGCACCTCTCCTGCCCCACCGCAAGTGGTGCATTTGTGTTTCTTGCTACCCGGCTCGGCGCCATCGCCACTGCAGTGGTGGCAGGTTTCATCGCGCGTGAATTCGATGGTCTTATCGACCCCGAACACCGCTTCTTCAAAATCGAGGGTGAGGTTGTATTGCAAGTCAGCGCCGCGCGCCGGCGCGTTGCGATCGCGCGTGCGGCGGCCGCCCCCGAAGGGGAAGCCGAACATCTCGCCGAACAGATCGCTAAGGTCAATGTTGCTGAAATCCGGCATGCCGCCGAAGCCATCCATACCGGCATGGCCGTAGCGGTCATAGGCGCCGCGCTTCTGGTCATCTGAGAGCACGGCATAGGCTTCGTTGAGCTCTTTGAATTTTTCTTCGGCGCCCGGATCCTTATTGACATCCGGGTGATATTGGCGCGCCAAACGGCGGAAGGCGCTTTTCAGCTCTTCCGCCGTGGCATTGCGAGGAACGCCAAGAATTTCGTAGTAGTCGCGTTTTGCGGCCATAAAAGTGAGCAGTGACTAGTAATCAGTGAGCAGGTCACAGATGGCAGGAATCCTCCTGCTCACCCCGCCCTGCTCACCGTTCACTGGTCCTAGGCCTCTTTAAACTCGCCGTCGACAACGTCTTCGCCGCCCGCCGGGCCGCTGCCGGGGCCAGCTTCGGGGCCGCCGGCGGCCGGGCCAGCGCCGCCTTGGTAGGCTTCGGCGCCCAGCTTCTGCAGACGTTCCATCAGGGCTTCGGTGGCCGCCTTCATGGCGGCGGCATCCTCACCGCCCAGGGCGACACGCGTCTTAGCCACCAGGTCTTCGATCTCCTGCTTGCTAGCCGCCGGCACCTTGTCACCGAGGTCTTTGAGAGTCTTCTCGGCGGTGTAGACGGCGCTATCGGCAGTGTTGTGCGCTTCCACCAGCTCTTTGCGCTGGTCGTCTTGCGCCTTGTTAGCCTCAGCATCCTTGCGCATACGCTCCACCTCGCTGTCAGACAAGCCAGACGAAGCAGTGATGGTGATGTGCTGGCTGCGGCTGGTGGCCTTGTCAGCCGCGGTGACGTTGATGATGCCGTTGGCATCGATGTCAAAGGTCACTTCGATCTGCGGCACGCCACGCGGCGCCGGCGGAATGCCGTCAAGCACGAACTTGCCCAGGCTCTTGTTGTCAACGGCCATCGGGCGTTCGCCCTGCAGCACGTTGATCTCGACCTGGTTCTGGTTGTCGGCGGCGGTGGAGAACACCTGGCTCTTGCGCGTGGGGATGGTGGTGTTGCGCTCGATCAGCGGGGTGGCTACGCCGCCCAGCGTCTCGATCGACAGGGTCAGGGGAGTTACATCCAAGAGCAGGATGTCTTTGACATCACCACCCAGCACGCCGGCCTGGATGGCGGCGCCCACAGCCACGACTTCATCCGGATTAACACCCTTGTGCGGCTCTTTGCCGAACAGTTTCTTGACGGCTTCTTGCACGGCCGGCATACGCGTCATGCCGCCCACCAGCACCACTTCGTTGATATCGGCGGGCTTGAGGTCAGCATCTTTCAGCGCCTGGCGCACCGGGGCCAGCGTGCGCTCCACCAGATCTTCAGTGAGCTGCTCCAACTTGGCACGCGTCAGCTTGGTGACCAAGTGCTTGGGGCCAGCCGCATCGGCGGTGATGTAAGGCAGGTTGATCTCCGTCTGCTGTAGGGAGGACAATTCAATCTTGGCCTTCTCGGCGGCTTCTTTCAAGCGCTGCAGGGACTGGCGGTCCTGGCGCAGGTCAATGCCGTTGTCGCGCTGGAAGTCATCGGCCAGCCAGTTGATGATGCGCTGGTCAAAGTCATCACCACCCAGGAAGGTATCACCACTGGTGGAACGCACCTGGAAGACGCCATCGCCTACATCGAGGATGGAGATATCGAAGGTGCCACCGCCGAGGTCATACACGGCGATGATCTCATTCTTCTGCTTGTCGAGGCCGTAGGCCAGCGAGGACGCAGTGGGCTCGTTGATGATGCGCAGCACTTCCAAGCCAGCGATCTTGCCGGCATCCTTGGTGGCGTTGCGCTGGGCATCGTTGAAGTAGGCCGGCACGGTGATCACGGCCTGGGTCACCGGCTCGCCGAGGTAAGCTTCGGCATCGGCCTTGATCTTGGCCAGGATCATCGCCGAGACCTCGGGCGGGCTGTAGCGCTTGTCAGCCATCTCCACTTCAATGCCGCTGTTGCTGGCCTGGTGGATCTTGTAAGGCACTACTTCCAGCGCCTTGGCGGTTTCCGCATCATCAAACTTGCGGCCCATGAAGCGCTTGATCGAGTAGATGGTGTTCTCCGGGTTCACTACGGCCTGATTGCGCGCCGGGCGCCCGACGAGACGCTCGCCATTCTTGTTGATCGCCACCACCGAGGGAACGACGCGTTCGCCTTCGGCGGTGGGGATGACGACCGGTTCGCCGCCTTCCATCACGGCACCCACCGAGTTGGTGGTGCCGAGGTCAATACCGATGATCTTTGCCATATCTTGTCTCCTCAAATAATTGCAGTTGTTATTGGGCTACCTTCACCACGGCGGGGCGCAGCACGCGCTCGCCGAGGGTGTAGCCGGTGCGCAGCACTTCGCTCACCGTGCCACTGGCGTAGTCGGGGTTGGGCTCTTGCGCCACGGCTTCGTGCAGGTTGGCGTCAAAAGGCTGGCCCAGCGGGTCTACACGCTGCACGCCCTCCGCTTCGAGGAAGCCGAGCAGCTTGCGGTAGATCAGCTCGATGCCCTGGCCCCAGTCGGCGGCGGCCTCTGGCTGGCTCTTGAAGGCCAGCTCCAGGTCGTCCACAATTTCCAGGTAGCGCTTGATCACGCGGCCGCGGATCTCGGCTTCCTGGGCTTCCTGGTCACGCGCCATGCGCTTCTTGTAGTTGGCAAACTCAGCCTGGGCGCGCTGCCAGCCTTCGAGGTTCTCGGCGGCTTTGGCGTGCGCGGCTTGCAGCTCCTGCTGCAAACCCACGTCAGCCACTTCGCCCGCGGTGGCCTGGGTGTCTTCGGGGGTATGTGTTGTTTCGTCCATTGTTCTCTTATCAGTCCTGCGTACTCATGGTTTCAGCCATCATGCCACTCAGCAATCCGGCCACATAATCTACGGTGGAGACGGCGCGGCCATAGGCCATGCGGATAGGGCCAAGCACGCCGAGGTATCCGCTGGCGGCGTTGGTGGCGCCGTAGCGTGCCAGCACCAGCGAGAAATCGTTAAGCTCTTCCCAGCGGCCTTCGCCGCCGATGAGCACTTGCACGCCGCCGATCTCGCTGTTCATCAACGTTTGTGCCAGTAAGTCCGCCAGCATCGGGCGCTCTTCAAACACGCGCAGGGCACGCTGGGCGGCATCCGCATCGCTGAACTCCGGCTGGGCTAACACATTGGTCAGGCCGTCTTGCAGTACCTCGCCGGTGAGCGGGCTCTGCGTGTTGTGTAGCTCAGCTTGTACCAGCTTGTAGATCTCGCCAGCCAGCTCGCCCATCTCGGTCGCGGGCGGCTGGATGGTATCCAGCGTCACGTTGCGCAGGTGCTGGTTGAGCTTGGCCGCCATGCTGCTCAGGCGCTCCTGGTCCACCGCGTCCTTGAGCGCCAGCATCTGCTGACGCACCAGGCCGTTCTCCAGCACCAACACCATCAGCACTTGGCGGCCAGTGGTGAGGATCAGTTCCAAATGCTTGAAGCGCCCCGATTGGGTCTGCGGGGCGGTGATCAGCGAGGCGGCGCGCGACTGGTTAGCCAGTACCGAGGCGGCCAGCTTCATCCACTGCTGCGTCTCGTGACGCGCCTGGTAGAACTGGTGGCTGATAGTGTGGCGCAGCGAAGCGGGCAGCTCCTGGCGCGCCATCAGCTCGCCTACAAAGAAGCGGAAGCCCTCCTCGGTGGGCACGCGGCCCGCCGAGGTATGCGGCTGGCGCAGGTAGCCGGCTTCGGTGAGCTCGGCCATCTCGTTGCGGATGGTGGCCGAGCTGAAATCCAGCGCGTATTGATCCAGCAGGCGCTTGGAGCCGACCGGCTGGGTACTTTCGACGTAATCCTTGACGATCAGGCCAAGGATGAGCTTCTGGCGCTCACTGAGGGGATGGGTCATTGTTTTCTGTGTGTTTTTAGCACTCTCGATGCTAGAGTGCTAAATCACTCTATCCCTCATTTTAACAAGCCAGAAAAGGCCAGTCAAGAAATCTGACTGGCCTTGGGGCGTTTCTTACAAAGGTCTAAGAGTGGGTTTAAGGCTCTACCCCGATCGAAATCAGGGCTTGCTGCACATAAGACGATTTGGGGTTGACGTTTTGCGCCAGGCGGAACTGCTGGATGGCGCCATTGCGGTCCCCCTCGCGATACAGCACCCAGCCCATCCAGATCATCGCCTCTTCGGAGACATCGGTAATGCGCAGAGCATAGGTGAGCAGCTCGCGCATATCGTCCATGCGGCCGGTGTTGTAGTAGGCGAAGAAGGGGCCAAACTGGTAGCGCAGCATGCGCTGCGGCAGGCCCAGCTCACGCGCCCGGTCAAAGGCGGTGGCGGCGTTGCCGTACTCCAGGAAGTGCACCTGGTTCATCCCAAGATTGAACCAGGCATACGCGTCTTGCGGATTGGCCTGGATTTCGCGCTCAGCGGTGGCCAGCGCGTTGCGGCGATTGGTGTCCACATCCCAATCTTCGCCGAGCAGCTCCTGCACGCGCGCTTCCTGATCGGGGCGATAGATCAGCAGGTAGACGCGGTTGAACTGCTTCCAGAATTCATCGGTCTCGGCATAACTACGCACCAGGTCGGCGCCGCGCCAGGTATCTTGATAGGTGAAAGTTTGCGCGGCCTCATCATAAGCAGTGATGAGCACATAGTGCCCGGCCCAGCGGTCATCGCCAGCCCAGGCGTCGGTTTCCAGGTATTCGCCTTCCTCGATCATCACCGGAATGCCCTCGGCCAGAAACTGCTTGATCAACTCGATCGTGCCGCCCACGCGGAAGGTGGAGCGCAGCCAGCCGGCGTAGTTGCCAGCAAAGTGGATCAGCTCGTCTACATTGACATTGCGGTCGCCGGTCTCGGGCTTGATCTCATCGGCAATGTCTTGCTGGGTTCCCTGCCATCCGTAAAAGTCCAGGTACATTGCCAGGGTGGCCGGGCCGCAGTTGTTGGGCGTCTGGCGTTCGTAGCGCGGCGCGGGCAACTGCACCAGCCCGGGCAGCGGCGTGGGGCTGGCCGGCGGCGTGGCGCTGGGCGCCGGCGGGCTGAAGGTGGGCAAGGGGCTCTGTACCACGTTCACCTGCGGGGCGGGCAACGCCTGCACCGGATCGATGATGCCGCGCAGATAGGCGCGGGCGCTTTCGTAGCCCCAATCGGCGCGCAGCCTCACCCAGGGCACTTGATAGGCCAGCACGGCCACCAGCAGCAGGCCGAGTACACCAAGCAACAGATTGCGTATGCGCATGGGGGAGATTGTATCCAGCTTATTTGAGCGCCAGCTAAGTATTCGCCTACCCCACGCGGAACTTTGCGCCAGGTGGTGGCGTTAATATAGCGATACCCAAGGAGACCTAATGAAACGCAATTTGATTCTGCTCAGCGCCCTGCTCGTGCTCACCGCCGCCTGCCGCCCCGCCGCTTCGCCCCACCGCGTATTCGAAGCCGGCCAGGCTGAGATGCAGGTGGGCGAAAGCCTGGATGATGTACAGTCTGGCTCCATGCTGACCTTTGTGGAGATCGTGCAAGACAGCCGTTGCCCGGCGGATGCGATCTGCATCAGCTCTGGCTTTGTACAGGCACGCTTCGCCATCCAGGAAGGCGACAGCACCCGCACGGCGATCCTGACCCTGGGCGATATGGCCAGCGGCGACACCAACGTCACCACGGTGGGCGAGTTCACCGTCACCCTGCTAGAGGTGAACCCCTACCCGCTGGCTTCCGCCCCGGTGGACTATGCCGATTACACCGTGACGCTGGATCTGTACGCAGACTAGGCCGCGACGTGCCGGCAAGAAAAAAGCGCCCTCCTGTGAGGGCGCTTTTTTGTTAGCTATAATCCTTCCGCATGAAATACCACATCTGGACCGAAGGCTGCCAAATGAACGTGGCCGACTCACAGCGCGTCGCCTCGGCGCTGGAGCGCCTGGGCTACGTGGCTACACCGGTGATCGAGGACGCGCAAGTAATCGTGCTCAACACCTGCGTGGTGCGCCAGAGCGCCGAAGACAAGGCGATGGGCCGCGTGACCTCGCTCAAGCCGCTCAAAGAAGCCCGGCCGGATGTCACCATCAACCTGATGGGCTGCATGGTGGGCGTGAAAGGGCAAGACAAGCTGCGCGCCGCCCTACCCTATGTGGATGTGTTCTCGCCGCCCTCTGACCCTGGCCCGCTGGTGGCGCACCTCACGCAGGAAGACAGCCGCTTCATTGAGTTGCAGGCCACGCAGCAACGCTTCGAGCAAATGGACAACGAGGCCCTGATCCTGCCGCTGGAGGAGCGCGGCCAACTGGTCACGGCGCACGTGCCAGTGGTCTACGGCTGCTCGCATGCCTGCACCTTCTGTATCATCCCCTACCGCCGTGGCGTGGAGCGCAGCCGCCCGCTGGGCGAGATCGTGGCCGAGATCCGCGCCCTGGCCGCCCAGGGCGTCAAAGAAGTCACCCTGCTGGGCCAGATCGTGGATCGCTACGGCAAAGACGTAGCGGATGGCCCCAATCTGCCGGCGCTGCTGCGCCGCGTCAGCGAGGTGGAGGGCATTGAGCGCATTCGCTTCCTGACCTCGCACCCCAACTGGATGACCGACGAGCTGCTGGAAACGGTGGCGGCGCTGCCCAAGGTGATGCCGCAGATCGAGGTGCCGGTGCAAGCCGGGCACGATGAAGTGCTGGCCAACATGAAGCGCGGCTACACCGTGGCCGAATACCGCGCCCTGGTGGAGCGCATCCGTCGCATCATTCCCCAGGTGGCGATCGCCACCGACATCATCGTCGGCTTCCCCGGCGAAACCGAAGCGCAGTTCGAGGGCACGCGCCAATTGCTGGCCGAGCTCAAGCTCGACGTGGCCCACCTGGCGCGCTACTCCACGCGCGAGGGTACCGTGGCCGCCCGCCGCATGCTGGATGACGTGCCCGAAGATGAGAAGATGCGCCGCCTGAAGGTGCTCGATCGCCAGCAGGAAGCGATTTTGACCGAGATCAACGCCCGCTATCTGGGCACGACGGTGCCGGTGCTGTTTGAAGAAGACGTGCGCGGGCGCTGGAAGGGGCGCACGGAAACCAACAAGCTGGTCTTCGTGCAAAGTGAGACGCGCCTGCACGGGCAGGTGCGCCCGGTGCAAATCACCTGGACCGGGCCATGGTCGATGCAGGGCCGCTTGCTGCCAGACCCGGCCACGCTGCCGATTCTCATCGAGCCGATCGTGGTTTCGTAGCGAGTTTAAACCTCAACACCAAAGACACAAAGAGCACAAAGTTTTAGGCGCTCCCGTCATCACGAGCGCAGCACACCATTCCGCCCAGCTGTCATTCCGCGGAGGAATCCTTTAGGCTTTCCCGAAAACACGCCACGCAGCGATGACGCTGCGCGGGCTTAGCTTAAAACGCAAACGGGCGCCTCGCCGCGCCCGCTTGCTCATCGAGGAGGAGAGAGTGCAAAGCTTCACTTACTCCTGCTCATTGGATGGCCCCAGAGGGCCACTTCTTACCTCACCTATCCAACCTGATCTATCTAGCCCGCCACCACCCCCTTCCCTGGGTGGCCATCATCTACCGACATCACCGCCGGCAAAGCCATCCCTACCAGCGCCAGCAAGAAGCACACCACCCCGCCCAGCATGTACCAACTGGGCACGCCGTAGCGATCCGCCAGCGGCCCGGCGGCCAGCAGGCTGACCGGTGTGGCCGCGGTAGAGAGGCTGTTGATCAACGAGAACACACGCCCCTGCATGCCCGGCTCCACCGCGCCTTGCAGGATGGCGCCCAGCGAACCATTGACGATCGGGTTCATCAAGCCCGAGAAGAACATACCCGCCACCGCCCAGGGGAATGCGTGCGCCGGGGTGCGCCCCACCAAGAAAGTGAAGACGCCCATGCCCAGCAGGCCCAGCATGGCGGTGAGGATTTGGCGGCGGAAGCCGCCCCAGGCACCCAGCAGCAAGCCGCCCAGGATCACTCCGGCGCTGAACATGGCTTCGAACAGGCCTAGCTCCTTCACGCCGCCGCCGAAATGCTTGGTGATCAACAGCGGGGTCAGCGCCCCGGCCGGGCTGAACAAGAAGTTGATCGCCGTGGCCATCAGGCAGATGATCAGCAAGCCCGGCCAACTGAGCACATAGTCCAGCCCGGCGCGCACATCCTGCCAGAAGCTGGGCGCCAGGCCCGCTGAGGGCGCCTTGGCCGGCTGAGGAATGGTAAAGAAGAATAAAGGCACCACCGCAAACAAGGCGGTAAGCACATCCAGGCCCAGCAAGCCCTGCATGGGCAGCAGCTCCAACAGCAGTGCGCCCAAAGGCGCCGAGAGGATGTTCATGCCCCCATTGAGCATCTGGTTCAGGCCCTGAATGCGCGCCAGGTGCTGCGGCGGCACCATCAGCGAGGTAGACGCTTGCATCGCCGGGCCGTGAAAAGCACCCCCCAAGGCGCGCAGGAACATCGCCAGATAGATATGCCAGAGCTGCACCGCGCCCAGAGCGAACAGCAGCGCCAGCAGCACGGTGACCAGGGCCACACCGCTATCCGCCACCATCATGATGCGCCGGCGGTTGCCACGGTCGATCAGCGAGCCCACCAGTGGGGCCAGGGCGATATTGGGCAGCATCGCCACCAGGGTGGCGGTGGCCAGCACGGTAGCTGAGCCGGTCTGGCGGGTGAGGTACCACACCAGGCCAAACTGCACCAATTGGCTGCCTAGCAGCGAAAGCGCCTGCCCCACCCAGATGGTGAAGAAGCGCCGCTGCCAACGGCCAAGGTCTTGAGCGGGGGCAGTAGCCATGGTTAGAAGAAATTGGCGATCAGCGTACGCGCCAAGCCCGTCAGGGTGTGGAAGCGGCTGGGATAGGCGGCGGCACGATCGGCCGCATGAGCCTGCTGAAACAGAAAAGTGAAACTCGAAAGAGAAGAATTGAACATTTTTGCTCCTTATTTGCATAGATACTAAACATTTATATTGAATTTGTCAATAGATATTTTATAAATTCTTATATTCCTATGCATATTTTTGATATTTTGCAAAAATAGATTACACTTTTTACATGAACGACACAAAAATCCCCCCTCTGCACCTCGAACACAATGGCAGCGGCATACCGGTCTTGCTGATCCACGGCTTCCCCTTCACCAGCCGCATGTGGCGCCCGCAACTCAGCGGGCTGGCCGCCAGCGGCCACATCCTGGCGCCCGACCTGCCGGGCTTCGGGCGCACGCCGGCCGCCCCGCCCCCGCACAGCGTGGAACGCCTGGCCGCCGCCTGCCTGGACGCGGTGACGGCTCTGGGCATTCACGAGCCGGTGGTGCTGGGTGGCCTCTCGATGGGCGGCTACATTGCCCTGGCCGCGGCGCGCCACTTCCCGGAGCGCTTGCGCGGCCTGATGCTGCTCTCCACCCGCGCCGGGGCCGATTCGGCGGAAGCCAAGGCCAATCGCGACAAGAGCATCGCCACCGCCCAAGCCGAAGGCCCGGCCCCGGCGGGCGAAGGGATGTATCCCAAACTCCTCGCGCCGGAAAATTACGCCGCCCAGCCGGAAACCGCCAGCGAGCTGAAAGCGATCTTGCAGGGTGCGACCACCGAAGGGGTGGTGATGGGCCTGACTGCCATGCGTGACCGCCCGGATGCAACGGATGAGCTGCCGGAGATCAACCTGCCCACGCTGATCATTCACGGACAGCAAGACCAGGTGATCCCATTCAGTGAAGCCGAGGCAATGGCCGCTGCAATTCCCCACAGCCAACTGCACCTCCTGCCGCAGGCCGGCCATGTGCCCAACTTGGAGCAACCCGAGCGCTTCAATCAGGCGGTGACAGAGTTCCTCGGCCGGCTGAGTTGAGCTGCGCGCCGCGCGCGCAATGTGGGGCTGAACGCGGCAAAACGATATAATCTCGCCATGCTGTTCAGCCAACGCATGCAACCGGTGGAGTATCTGGCCATCGGCCACATCACGCTTGACGAGACTCCGCAGGGGCCGCGCCTGGGCGGCTCGGCCGCCTACGCGGCGCGCACCGCGCAAGCCTTCGGCTTGCGCGCCGGCATCCTCACCGCTTGGGGTGAGGAGCTACCCGCCACTGTGCTCGACGGCATCCAAATCCTCAACATCGGCGCCGAGCACAGCACGCGTTTCGAAAACCGCTATGTCGACGGCGCACGTACGCAATACATTCGCCACCAGGCGCCCACGCTGGCCTTTCACCATGTGCCCGAAGCCTGGCGCCAGACGCCGCTGCTGCACCTGGCGCCGGTGGCCCAAGAGGTTTCCCCGGCGCTGCTGCGCTATTTCCCTGAAGCCAGCATCGGCGCTACGCCACAGGGCTGGCTGCGCGATTGGGACGCCAGCGGCCGCGTGCAACCCAGCGCCTGGCCTGAAGGCGAAAGCATCCTCAACCGTTTGGATGCCTGCGTGATCGGCCTCGAAGATGTAGGCGGCGATCAGCGCCGCGTAGAAGCGATGGCCGCGCAGTGCCCTATTCTGATCGTCACCGACGGCAAGCACGGCGCCACGCTGTACACCCAGGGCGAAGTGCTGCCGATCACCACCCCACAAGTCGACGAAGTAGACCCTACCGGGGCTGGCGATGTCTTCGCCGCAACCTTCTTCCTGCAATGGCAGCGCAGCGGCGATGCAGCCGCGGCGGCCCACCTGGCCGCGCAGGTCGCAGCGCACTCGGTTACCCGCGCTGGCCTGGCTGGCATCCCCACCCAGGCCGAGCTGTTCGGCCTGCTGGCTGAGGCGGCGGCCTGATGGCGCGCATCTACACCCTCGTCAATCAAAAGGGTGGCGTCGGCAAGACCACCACCACGATCAACCTGGGCGCCTACCTGGCACATTTGGGCCAACGCGTACTCCTGGTGGACCTGGACCCGCAGGCCAACGCCACCTCGTGCCTGGGGATTGACAAGGCCAGTGTGCAAAGTGGCACCTACGAAGCGATCATGGGGCTGCACCCGGCCAGCGAAAGCATCCTGGTTAGCCCGGAGCTCAAACTCTCGCTGCTGCCCGCCTCGCCCGCCCTGGCCGGCGCCGAAGTGGAGCTGGTGAACGAACTGGCCCGTGAAAACAAGCTGCGCGAAGCACTGCAGCCACTTAAAGACAAATACGATTACATTCTGATCGATTGCCCGCCTTCGCTGGGCCTGCTGACCCTCAACGGCATGGTGGCGGCGCAAGACGGCATCATCATTCCGGTGCAGTGCGAATACCTGGCGCTGGAAGGCCTGAGCATGTTGTTGAGCACGATCGAGCGTGTGCGCAAAGCGCTGTTCCCCGGATTGCGCGTGCGCGGCGTGCTGCTGACGATGTACGACAATCGCACGCGCCTCTCCGACGAAGTCGTCAGCCAGGTGCGCGCCCACTTCAAGAAAGAGACCTTCAACGTGGTCATCCCGCGCAACATCCGTCTGGCCGAAGCGCCCTCACACGGCCTGCCGATCATCGCCTACTTCCCCAATTCCCCCGGGGCCGAGGCACACCGCCAACTGGCGCAGGAAGTATTGGAAGGAGACGGCGTGACGGTGGCCGTGAACGCGTAAATGAAAAAATCTCGTTTGGGCCGCGGGCTCGACTCCCTGATCCCTTCCGAAAGCGCCATCAAGCCCAGCGATGTGCAGCAGGTGGCCGTGGAGGCGATCCGCCCCAACCCACACCAGCCGCGCACGCACTTCGCCAAGGAGCAACTGGCCGAGCTGGCTGAATCGATCCGCACCTATGGCGTGATCCAGCCCTTGATCGTCAAAGAAGACGCCGGCGGGCGCTACACCCTGATCGCCGGCGAGCGCCGCCTGCAAGCCTCCAAGCTGGCCGGGCTGGCCACGGTGCCCGTGGTCAGCCGTGAAGCCAGCGACCGCGACCTGGTGGAGCTGGCCCTGGTGGAGAATGTGCAACGCGCTGACCTAAGCCCGCTGGAAACCGCCGAAGCCTACCAGCACATGCACCACCAGTTCAACCTTTCGCATGACGAGATCGCCCGCCGGGTGGGCAAGAGCCGCGTGGCGATCACCAACACGCTGGGCCTGCTCGAGCTCAGCGCGGCGGTGAAGCAAGCCCTGCTGGATGAAAGCATCAGCGAAGGCCACGCCCGCGCCCTGAAGGCGTTGGATACACCCCAGGCGCAGCGCGCCGCGCTGAGCACGATCGTCAGCCAGGGGCTGAACGTGCGCCAGACGGAGGAGTTGGTGCGCAAACTACGCGGCACGCGCCCCAAGGCGGCCGCCAAGGCTTCACAAAGCGCCGAGATCCGCGATCTGCAGAATGAGCTGCGCGATGCGCTGGGCACCAAGGTGAAAGTGCAGCACAGCCGCAAGGGCGGGCATATTACGGTGTTTTATTATTCCGATGAAGAGCTGGACAGTCTGGTCACCCGCCTAACCAAACGTAGATAAGCACCTCGTTGGCTTCTTAAAAAAAGCGATCGATTAATTGATTGATCAATTAATCGATCGTTTTTCTTTTAGCGCTGATTGCTCAGAAAGCGTTCGTGCTCGGCCAGCGAATCACGCGCCAGCTCCAGCACGGCTTGCATGCTGCGCTCAGATTGATCACGCAGATGCTGCAGGGTGTCTTGCGCATCGCGCAGCGTATCTTCCAGCATCGTGATCTGGTCAGCCAGTTTTTCGCGCTGGCGGCCCTCCTCACGCATCTGCTCTTCGTTGGTCAGCGTAAAGCTGGCCCAGCGCTTTTGCGCATCGGCCTGGAAGGTCGACCATTCCTGGCGGAAGCGCTGTTCGCCCAGGCGCTGGATCTCGCTGAGCTCATTCACGCGGCGATTGATCTTCTCCACCAGCTCATCGAACGAGCGCTGGGCGCGCTTGACCGCCAGATCGGTAGTCTCTAACTCTTTGAGGTGGCGCACCAGGGTATTGGATTGCTGCTCCACCAGTTCAAAGCGCTTGGCCCATTCCTTCATCGTGCGCTTGCGTTCTTCGTCTTGCACGTTGGCCTGCTCCAGAAAGGCGAGCTGAGCCTGTTTGCGCTGCTCTTCGGCGGCAAACATCTCATCCACGCGCTTATCCACCTTGCGCTGGCCATCCAGGATCAATTCGGTGCGCTTGGCGGCAGTATCCAGGCGGCTGATCAGCGCGGCCACTTCAGCGTGCATTTCAGTCAGGCGTTTGATGTCTTGCTGGCTGTTCTTCTCGATGGTTTGGGCGATCTTGGCGCGCTGTTCCTCGCCACGCTCCACCGCGGTCACCGCGCCTTCCAGCCGCTCCACCCCGCCGCTCAGCTTCAGCAGGGTCTGGCTGTGTTCGTTTTGTTGCTTGCGCAGCGCCTGCAGCTCGGTCATCTC
Protein-coding regions in this window:
- the dnaK gene encoding molecular chaperone DnaK, translating into MAKIIGIDLGTTNSVGAVMEGGEPVVIPTAEGERVVPSVVAINKNGERLVGRPARNQAVVNPENTIYSIKRFMGRKFDDAETAKALEVVPYKIHQASNSGIEVEMADKRYSPPEVSAMILAKIKADAEAYLGEPVTQAVITVPAYFNDAQRNATKDAGKIAGLEVLRIINEPTASSLAYGLDKQKNEIIAVYDLGGGTFDISILDVGDGVFQVRSTSGDTFLGGDDFDQRIINWLADDFQRDNGIDLRQDRQSLQRLKEAAEKAKIELSSLQQTEINLPYITADAAGPKHLVTKLTRAKLEQLTEDLVERTLAPVRQALKDADLKPADINEVVLVGGMTRMPAVQEAVKKLFGKEPHKGVNPDEVVAVGAAIQAGVLGGDVKDILLLDVTPLTLSIETLGGVATPLIERNTTIPTRKSQVFSTAADNQNQVEINVLQGERPMAVDNKSLGKFVLDGIPPAPRGVPQIEVTFDIDANGIINVTAADKATSRSQHITITASSGLSDSEVERMRKDAEANKAQDDQRKELVEAHNTADSAVYTAEKTLKDLGDKVPAASKQEIEDLVAKTRVALGGEDAAAMKAATEALMERLQKLGAEAYQGGAGPAAGGPEAGPGSGPAGGEDVVDGEFKEA
- the dnaJ gene encoding molecular chaperone DnaJ codes for the protein MAAKRDYYEILGVPRNATAEELKSAFRRLARQYHPDVNKDPGAEEKFKELNEAYAVLSDDQKRGAYDRYGHAGMDGFGGMPDFSNIDLSDLFGEMFGFPFGGGRRTRDRNAPARGADLQYNLTLDFEEAVFGVDKTIEFTRDETCHHCSGDGAEPGSKKHKCTTCGGAGEVRRARATLLGNMIQVTTCPDCRGSGELFDKACRVCNGSGLERVQVRREVKIPAGVDSGNQVRLNAEGQPGMNGGPAGDLYVALNVRNHKFFHRQENNILLDLDINIAQATLGAEVEVPTVDGPAMLNVPAGIQPGKVLRMRGKGVPHLRGGGRGDQMVMVNVAIPTKLSAEQRQLIEQLAATMGTEVQPRESGILDRLKDAFGG
- the hrcA gene encoding heat-inducible transcription repressor HrcA, which produces MTHPLSERQKLILGLIVKDYVESTQPVGSKRLLDQYALDFSSATIRNEMAELTEAGYLRQPHTSAGRVPTEEGFRFFVGELMARQELPASLRHTISHQFYQARHETQQWMKLAASVLANQSRAASLITAPQTQSGRFKHLELILTTGRQVLMVLVLENGLVRQQMLALKDAVDQERLSSMAAKLNQHLRNVTLDTIQPPATEMGELAGEIYKLVQAELHNTQSPLTGEVLQDGLTNVLAQPEFSDADAAQRALRVFEERPMLADLLAQTLMNSEIGGVQVLIGGEGRWEELNDFSLVLARYGATNAASGYLGVLGPIRMAYGRAVSTVDYVAGLLSGMMAETMSTQD
- a CDS encoding nucleotide exchange factor GrpE — encoded protein: MDETTHTPEDTQATAGEVADVGLQQELQAAHAKAAENLEGWQRAQAEFANYKKRMARDQEAQEAEIRGRVIKRYLEIVDDLELAFKSQPEAAADWGQGIELIYRKLLGFLEAEGVQRVDPLGQPFDANLHEAVAQEPNPDYASGTVSEVLRTGYTLGERVLRPAVVKVAQ
- a CDS encoding C39 family peptidase, translated to MRIRNLLLGVLGLLLVAVLAYQVPWVRLRADWGYESARAYLRGIIDPVQALPAPQVNVVQSPLPTFSPPAPSATPPASPTPLPGLVQLPAPRYERQTPNNCGPATLAMYLDFYGWQGTQQDIADEIKPETGDRNVNVDELIHFAGNYAGWLRSTFRVGGTIELIKQFLAEGIPVMIEEGEYLETDAWAGDDRWAGHYVLITAYDEAAQTFTYQDTWRGADLVRSYAETDEFWKQFNRVYLLIYRPDQEARVQELLGEDWDVDTNRRNALATAEREIQANPQDAYAWFNLGMNQVHFLEYGNAATAFDRARELGLPQRMLRYQFGPFFAYYNTGRMDDMRELLTYALRITDVSEEAMIWMGWVLYREGDRNGAIQQFRLAQNVNPKSSYVQQALISIGVEP